Within Erwinia aphidicola, the genomic segment GCGCACCTTCGCCAAACTGTATCTGGACAGCACCGGCAACCTTCGCCGCCTGCTGACCATTGAGGATCCGCCGGAGGGCAGCATTGAGGGCGCGGTGCAGACGGCGATCGTCGCCGACAAGAACAACCCGGCGGCCGTCGCCACGGCGTGGGTGCGGATGATGTCCGCCGGGCTGCGTCTTGACCCGGACGCCATCATCGTCGGCGAGCTGCGCGACGCGGACTCCGCCCGCACCGGCGTCACCGCGGCCATGACCGGCCACCTGCTGATGACCACCCTGCACGCTAACGACCCGATCAACATTCTTGAGCGCCTGCTCGGCATGGGCATCAACCCGGCGCTGCTGACCGACCCGCAGCTGTTTATCGGGCTTATCAGCCAGCGCCTGGTACAGCTGCTCTGCCCGGCCTGTAAGCGGCCGTGGTCTGAGGTGAAGGACGCGCTGACGCCGGAGGAGCACGCGCTGCTGACTCACGGCTGCCAGCCTGAGAACCTGTATTTCCGCCACGAGGCGGGCTGCGGGCAGTGCCACCGGGGCATCGCCGGACGCACGGTGATCGCCGAGGTCATCAGCCCCGACGCCAGGTTTATGCAGCTCTACCGCGAACAGGGCAAGCTTGCCGCCCGCGCGTACTGGCACACCACGCTCGGCGGCATCACCCGCAACGCGCACCTGCTGCATCACGTCAACGCCGGACGGGTCGACCCGCTGGCCGCCGACCGCATCAGCCCGCTGGACGAGGACCGCTGGCTGACATCTGATGCCGGGGTGACGTCATGAAGGCCCTGAGCGCCCTGCGTAACCGGGCCCGCCGGGGCAGCG encodes:
- a CDS encoding GspE/PulE family protein → MSETLLPPAIKDWLHPVSDDSGRTTLHIAEHHRADVRVQSYVNALRQKQPVTLQFIPLDELRELKTAQPDASAGQDFSSSQKRVVGLFRQATALHASDIHLEIGRGGTTLVMMRVHGDLVRVDSISQEDGMNLASTIVLSMCDVAEAQFNANRQQDGRLRRDFLHGLNLFGARYAHTPAVYGLYVVMRIIPDDGASPPTLDELGYLPAQQKSLRRMLQRPEGIVVLSGPTGSGKSTTLRTFAKLYLDSTGNLRRLLTIEDPPEGSIEGAVQTAIVADKNNPAAVATAWVRMMSAGLRLDPDAIIVGELRDADSARTGVTAAMTGHLLMTTLHANDPINILERLLGMGINPALLTDPQLFIGLISQRLVQLLCPACKRPWSEVKDALTPEEHALLTHGCQPENLYFRHEAGCGQCHRGIAGRTVIAEVISPDARFMQLYREQGKLAARAYWHTTLGGITRNAHLLHHVNAGRVDPLAADRISPLDEDRWLTSDAGVTS